The region GCTTCGTACAGCTTGGCGCTGATCATATTTCCTCTGGAGCGCAGTAAAAACAGGGAGGAATCGGAAATATGCTGAAGGGCTTTTCGGCGGTTCGTATGCCCGCAGTGATGAACTACCCCGTGCAGGCAATATTTGTCCCTCATGCTTTGGAACCACTCCCTGTTATCGCCAAAATAGGAGAAGCTGATCCTCTGCCGGGGAATTTTGCCTTCGGCCAAAACCTGCTGCAATCCCTGGAAAAAGATATCCGATCCCGGCAGGGTCGGATAGAAGTTGCCGGTATAGATAATGGAAAACCGGGAGTCTGCTGGAGACGATGGGGCTGCCGTGGGCAGCAGTTCGTCAAAAAAACCGTTGTAAATGACCGAACACTTGCCCTGAAGTGCGGGATAGAGTGAAAGATATTTATCCAAAGTCCTCTGGCTGGTCACCAGCAGCCAGTCCGCCTGATGGACGACCATCTTCTCAAGCCTTCGGATAATTTTCCAATACAGACTGCATCCATTTGGCTCATTTGTCCCCATAGCCTCCTGGGAGACAGGGTCCCGAAAATCCAGGATCAGAAACTTGCCGGTCAGCCATTTCAGCATTATGCCGGTCAGGGTGGAGCTGAAAGGTTTGGCGGAAACATAAATAATTTCGATCCCGTATTTGCGGATGAGCCGGTAGGCCGCCCACCAGGAAAGGGGGATCCAGCCCACAAAGATGTCAGGTAAGAAGAGGATATCAGCCGGATTATGGATGTGGTCATAGCCGAAAAAGCTCAGCACCCGGTTCATGAATCCGTTGAGCAGCCCATTGATCCTGGCCAGGTTTACCAGCGAGCGGGTATAAACAATCCCGACATGAGCGGGATGAGGCTCCTTTCCCAGCAGGCAGTAAGCCGGATCAGGATTTTTCACCGAGACCACGTAAGGCTGCCAGCCATATTCCGGCAGGTAACGGGAAAACCCCAGGGCACGCAAAGACCCTACATCCAGAAGGGGTGGATAATAGTAAGAGATCATGAGAATCCGCTTCATCGCACAGAACCTGTCATGGGACGGGGAGAGTCAGGTAATGGCTGAGGTCCCGCACAAAATACGGCAAAGAATCCGGCGGGGGAATCCGGTTCAGGGAAAATACGTCCCACTTTTCCGGGTATATGCAGCCCAGTTGAGCTGTACAGGCATACTGGAAGCCAACTTTGCGCACCAGGGCCTTGATCCGGGTATCATAATGCTCCCTCCGCCCGATCGGATAGGCAAACCCTTCCACCGGACGGCCCAGGTAGTGTTCGATAGTATTCTTGGAAACTCCCAGCTCTTCTTCAACCTTTTGGGAAGAAAGATGCACCATATTCGGGTGACTGACCGTATGCGAGCCAAAGTCAAGGTTATGGCGGCTCATCTCCTGGACCTGCTCCCAGGTCAGGGGAGCATAATCATCGGTCGGAGGATGGCTGTCAAATTCCCGTCCTAAAAGATCTACCCATTCATCCGGACACATATTCTGTCGCCTCCAGATATAGGATATCAGCGATTCCACCATCTCAGGGTGGCCGCAGGGATCAGCCGAAAACCACGTGCGGTAAAACTTTGGAGGAAGAAGCCCGTTTTTTTCCAGAACCCACGGTAATTTGGGATTTTGCCGGATCATGGCCCGCAACTGATCCCACCAGAACCGCCTGCCGGTGCTGATATACCCGGTGGCCAGGAAAATGGTCGCCGGAATGCGGTATTTTTTTAAAATCGGGTAGGCATTGAGGTAATTATCTGCATATCCATCATCAAAGGTGACCACCACGGATCTGGGAGGGATAAGAAGCCGGGCATTGAGACTTTTGACCAGAAAAGGAAGAGAAACCGGAGTCATATGCTCACTGAGAAATTGCATCTGCTTTTCAAAATTCCACCGGCTGATTCCTCCATCCTGACTATTGCGATGTCCTCCTTCAGCCTCCTGGTTGCCAATCCGGTGATACATCAGAATCAGGCAGCGATTGTCCCTGCCCCTTTTCCGTAAGAGCCAGGAATAGTAACCGCAGCGAAACAGGATGGGCACAACAAAGCGCTTGGTTCTGTATTTGATTTTATGGATAGCATTCATTACCGAGGATTATAAGTTACCGGACAGGAAAGAATATTGAGTTTTTAATCTTTTGATAATCGGGCGAATATATCGGTAAAGTATAGAGTAGGTGAGCGACTTCAAACCCATCGGATAGAGCTCAAGAGTACAAAAATCTTCCCGATGATTAGAAAACTCCTCCTTCCATCGAGCATCGGAACCAAGGAATTCCAGCCTGTCTGCTTCCTTACCGTGAAAAAGCGAGTCGAGAACCATGGCGAACAGGACCAGCCCCGGGGCATACTCGCGGCAGTCGAGCCGGTAAGAGGTTTTCAGGGCGTAGTATTTGCGGTCTGACAGAATTCCCAAAACAAACGATACGGGCTGATCGTTAAAATACAGAGCATAAACCCGCGCTTTGTTCTGCCCGGCATAATGATCGAAAACCTCCTGATAGAAATGCATCTGATCCTCGTTGCGAATAATGGCTGATCCTGCCTGAGCCTTCCAGGAATCCTGTTCTACTATCCTGATCAGCTCAAATACCTCATCCCGCTCATGCCCCTGCGATAACAGCTTCAGGCTGACCCGATGCTCTCTCTGTGCCCGGCGCACCTTGCGCCGTATTTCCGACCTGAACTTTGCTCCCTGAGCACTCAGGTAATCGTCGAATGTCCCGGCCAGGGCCACTGCCCGCATCTGCGATGGATATTTGCTGATCGGAATCCATCGCTCTCTGGCCAGCCGGTCAACATTCCTGCACAGAAGGGAGTTGGTGCTGGTATCGGCAAAAACGAGTTTGGGGGGATAATACTTCCCCCTCAGGTACGCCAAAAGGTTCGAAATACCTCCCGTTGACTGCGGTGTGGCCAAAAAATCAGGGTACGCGGAAAAGTTGTTGTCAATGAAGCCGATGGCCTTGTCATGCCGCTTCAAAACAACACCAGCCTCTAAATCGTCAGTCCCGTCCGGCAGGTACAGCAGAGTGAAAGTCTGGCCGTTGCCAAAATGCCTGATCCAGAGATTGAGCCAGGCGTGAGTTAAAAAAAGGTTGCTGATCTGGGAGCGCTGATAGAGATCGTCCCACAATCCCGCAATTTCCTGAAATTCCGGAAGGGTCTTAACCTCTCGAACCATTGGCTATAGCCATATCATCCTGGCGACTGTTTCAGACATTATCTGACCTGAGCAAACCCTTGCCAGGCATAGCTTCGCCCCGTGAATTACCCTGCCTTTTTCTGGACTGGACCAAATATAAATACTGCTCCACACATAATGATAGATGATTTTCCTGCAAATATGATCAAATAGTATAGACTTATCGGATAAATTTAGTATTCAACTGCATGGTGAGTCAGGTTTTCGGGGAGGAAGGTTTATTAAGGCGAATTTCCTGGTTTTACTACTAATGGAGGGATTCTTTTAAGATCTTTTAAGATAATGAGTTAACCGTCGTGGTAAAGCTCCGGTTAAATCCTCGATGGCAGGTCTCAGAATGGTGCTCGCTCCACCTTTGGGGATCGGCTATCTATGAAACAGCGTAAATATAGCAATAATTGTCCCTGTCTGAGCTATCAGAAGACCAGCAACCCAACCGACTACCCATTTGATAACACTTGATCTGACCTGCTCTATCTCCCTGGTCAGCTTAAGCTCTACTTCTTTGATCTCTCCCCGAATCTGCTCTATCTCCCTGGTCAGCTTAAGCTCTAATTCTTTGATCTCTCCCCGAACCTGCTCTATCTCCCTGGTCAGCTTAAGCTCTACTTCTTTGATCTCTCCCCGAACCTGCTCTATCTCCTTGGTCAGCTTAAGCTCAACTTCTGATAATCTTGTATCAATTTTCTGTATATCCTCTTTCCCTGCTAGTTCCCGCTTGTGGTCATTTACCAGGGTTTCGATGTCCCTTACTATAACCTGAGCCTTTTCTTTACCAAAGGTTCCTGAAAAAATATCAAATAATTCCATTACCTCTCTGCTCATCTTGTAGTCACCTTTGCTTCCTTAGTACACCGAGCGGAAAATCCGCGGCCAGTTAAAGCCGCCCCTTCACTCCCTCGCCCCCCTTTGGGGGGAGATGTCTGGGGTGAGGGGGGCGTCGTTGAACCAAACCAGCCGGGTGATTCCCGCGTCGTGTACTTAGCTTCCCCCCTACTAAGTCTATCAAGATCCTCTTTGAGGATTTAGATTATATTTATTTTATCACCTTTACAAGAATTACCATTGCTTTATTTTACTTGTCAAGCGCATAATTTACCATTTCCGAATTCGGCTCAATCCTCTCGTTTCCACGAAACAGGGAGCCACTATAGCAGCGGGAATCCAGAAGTAATTGCCATAACAAGGACTGGCGCTCATAGGCATGGAGCTTAATGATAGCATCTTTCCTCCATATCTCCCCTTTGGGGAGATGATTGGCAGGGAGCCCCTGTGACAGGTGAGAGGAGGAGCCGTGGGAATTTTCCATGGATTATCCGACAAGCTGCGAGGTGAGAATGAATATCAGAATCGCCTTCACCCTTGGGTATACTATATATGGAAATCTCCTCACTCCCTGGACACCAGATACCCTTCTCCCGGCCTGATGGGGTAATTTTTGCCGCTGCACCGGCTATAAAACCCGTAGGTAGCCTCCCATTTTCCAGAGCGGGTATTGAGCCTCTGCATTTCCGCCAGTTTATTGCTGTCGGTGTAGCCTTGCAGCCTTGTAAGAACCTCAAAAGAGAGAGCCTTTGTATCTTCAATGGGAAAGGATATCCAATTCACGCCCCCGCTCAATTCAGCCCCGATTTGGGGCAGGACCGTGTCAAGTTGATAAAAATACTCCACGCTCAAGGTGAGTCTGGGTCTATCTTCCCGCAAATAAAGCAAATATGCCTGTCCCTCTTTGATTTCGAAGTTATCGCCGCCGGGAGCGGAAGACAGCCAGCGAGAGACTGTTCTGGGGTTTTCCTGCCAGAGAGCATGGGCCGCCCCTGCCAGGGAATGCATGAGCTGGTATGAGGTGCTGCCTTCAGCCGGAACCTTTCCCGGATATCCGAAGAGGTTCAATCCTGCCTTGAGATCGATGGATGTCTGTTCTTCAAGCTGCAAGGCCTGATAGCTTCGGATTTTCTTCCCTTCGGCATTCAGGAAAATCAGATCGTACCGGCCAGCCGGAAGATCCGGCGGGAGACGAAACCGGATGCTGTTCGGATCCTGACGGTAACCGGGAGCCGTGCCGGGATTTTCAAGCTCAAGGCTTTGGGGAGCCGGATAGATATCGAACCCGCCAAATCGATTCCCGGCATAAATATACTTCTGGTCAGCCGCAACGATATTGGCACCCTGAGAAACCGGTATATTATCCAGTTTAGCGGGAGATGAAGGATTAGATATATCCATGATCCA is a window of bacterium DNA encoding:
- a CDS encoding glycosyltransferase, producing the protein MKRILMISYYYPPLLDVGSLRALGFSRYLPEYGWQPYVVSVKNPDPAYCLLGKEPHPAHVGIVYTRSLVNLARINGLLNGFMNRVLSFFGYDHIHNPADILFLPDIFVGWIPLSWWAAYRLIRKYGIEIIYVSAKPFSSTLTGIMLKWLTGKFLILDFRDPVSQEAMGTNEPNGCSLYWKIIRRLEKMVVHQADWLLVTSQRTLDKYLSLYPALQGKCSVIYNGFFDELLPTAAPSSPADSRFSIIYTGNFYPTLPGSDIFFQGLQQVLAEGKIPRQRISFSYFGDNREWFQSMRDKYCLHGVVHHCGHTNRRKALQHISDSSLFLLRSRGNMISAKLYEALAIGKPILSLDSTQEVAQLVSNYSSNFYLLFTGDGPAKVAEAIHTAYTRWEKGDWPTDPHPEYLEKFNKRRLTGQLAAILDRAC
- a CDS encoding polysaccharide deacetylase family protein encodes the protein MNAIHKIKYRTKRFVVPILFRCGYYSWLLRKRGRDNRCLILMYHRIGNQEAEGGHRNSQDGGISRWNFEKQMQFLSEHMTPVSLPFLVKSLNARLLIPPRSVVVTFDDGYADNYLNAYPILKKYRIPATIFLATGYISTGRRFWWDQLRAMIRQNPKLPWVLEKNGLLPPKFYRTWFSADPCGHPEMVESLISYIWRRQNMCPDEWVDLLGREFDSHPPTDDYAPLTWEQVQEMSRHNLDFGSHTVSHPNMVHLSSQKVEEELGVSKNTIEHYLGRPVEGFAYPIGRREHYDTRIKALVRKVGFQYACTAQLGCIYPEKWDVFSLNRIPPPDSLPYFVRDLSHYLTLPVP
- a CDS encoding GNAT family N-acetyltransferase, whose protein sequence is MVREVKTLPEFQEIAGLWDDLYQRSQISNLFLTHAWLNLWIRHFGNGQTFTLLYLPDGTDDLEAGVVLKRHDKAIGFIDNNFSAYPDFLATPQSTGGISNLLAYLRGKYYPPKLVFADTSTNSLLCRNVDRLARERWIPISKYPSQMRAVALAGTFDDYLSAQGAKFRSEIRRKVRRAQREHRVSLKLLSQGHERDEVFELIRIVEQDSWKAQAGSAIIRNEDQMHFYQEVFDHYAGQNKARVYALYFNDQPVSFVLGILSDRKYYALKTSYRLDCREYAPGLVLFAMVLDSLFHGKEADRLEFLGSDARWKEEFSNHREDFCTLELYPMGLKSLTYSILYRYIRPIIKRLKTQYSFLSGNL